A stretch of DNA from Papaver somniferum cultivar HN1 unplaced genomic scaffold, ASM357369v1 unplaced-scaffold_79, whole genome shotgun sequence:
aatcggcttttataagtgctaatgtaatccgattctggttcaaatttctcgaaccagaaaacatatcaaggacaatcggtctttgtgggcatgaacataaatcgtttctatttgcaatcggatcacatatacTTTAGCGTTAACCGATTCTGATAAACCAGGAAcaatttgttttcaaaattttcaaattttgagcaattttatgttactaaaacctagtttatagaATTGGGTtgacaagaaaagaagaagaatcagttgaattggagatggaaatgaatttgattttgattttagttttttaattttatgattttagttttatgattttgattttgattttagtttttaaattttatgattttagctttatgattttgattttagtttttaattttatgattaggatttgatggggacaaattagtagtattaatatttgatagagggtaaaagggtagttttgaaaaaaaattgtccTGCAGTTACAGGCCCAAATTTAGCCAGGTTAATAAAACTGATACTTCTTGAATGTTGTGTGCCTATGAGTTCATCATCCAAAATTGTATCAACGAAATTTTTAATCATGATTTTATCGTTGTATTTTGGAAAATTATTGTAATATGTAGTATTTAGATTAAAAATACATTATATAATCGTTCATCGCCGCTATGTTTAAAATAGCTATAACATTGACTGTTCTGGAGATCCAATGCAAAAGGTTAAGATGATGAAGGAAACTGAAGTCACATGCTACAAGGTGTAATTCAGAAATTTCAATATAATCTGAAGATGTTATATTAATTGATATTCTGACATAACTTAGGTTCGTTGACAAGTGGAAAAGTGATAACCGATTTAAGTCCGGCTGCTAGAAAGTTCTTGAACAAAGATTAGTTGACAAATTAACCCCTACAAGATCAAGCACTACCAGGTACCAACATTCATTGCAGAATCAGGGCTTTGAAAAAGTACTCAGTTCAGAAATACATACATTTACCGACTACTGTGTTACGAACTTAAATCACTGCTCCTGCATGTATGTTCTCAATATGAGCTTGAAATATCGACAACTAAGCTATTGTTGAAAACCAGGAAAATTGATTTCCAAAAGCCATCATCCTTGACATTAAAAACCTAAAGAATCGGTTCAACATTTACTCAAAACATGAATGACAAACAAAAACAGAACAATTATGTATGCAGTCATTTCAGATTTGACAAATCGAAAATGCAGTACTCATGTCAGACATTGCCATACAGTAGGAGTCTATGGAATGGTATGTCTTCCTTGGTGTTGTATCTTCTGTCTACTGACAAATAGAGCTTTTATGAGCTGACATATAAAGACATCAATCAGTTCAGAATTACATACATAGATCTGGTATCTTACCTCAGATCCACCCAAGGTTGATGCAGCTCAATATTGCTTACTTCCCACCAATTGCATTGTAAAGTCTAAAATCAGAAATTAGACCTACAAACATTCATTCACCTTTCAGTGTTCTGTAAGTTGTTGAGTTCTGGAACCCACTGACTTCGCCTCTTCCAAAGCTAAGTAAACTGACATAACTTCAATTGGTAACTTGCATTCACTTAATGCTCTGTAAGTTGATGACTTCTAGAGTCCCATTCATCCAAACAATAGCGAGGGAAACCTTGTGATACATGCAACTACAATTTTATTCATTTGCACAGATCGATATGGAAACATTTCAGCTTATTTCACAATACATGAATGAAATTGTCCAATGCAGTATAAcaaccaacaacaacagcagcctAAACAGAAACAGAACAACAATGTATGAAATGATTTCAGATTTGCCACATTAAACATTCATTACTAATTTCAGACTTTCCCATACAGTAGGAGTCTACAAAAATGGTGTCTTCCTAGGTTTGCATCTTCCTCGTCTACAGACAAATAGAGAGATCATTTTAACAATAGCTACATACATCTGCCATCTTACCTTAGATCCGCCCTCAGTTGCTGCAGGTCCCTTTGCGCACTTACTACCAACGGAACATAAGAATCTACAAACAGAAACTGGAATACGAACAATCATTTTCCTTTCAATGTTTTGTAAGTTGCTGAGTTCTGGAACCCACTGACATCGCCTTAAACTGACAGAAACTGAATTGTGAACTTGCATTCGCTTAGTGCTCCGTGATTTCTGGAATCCCATTCATTCAAACCTTAGTGCGACAAGCCTTGTGACACATGCAACTACAGTTTTATTCATTTGCACAGATGGCTGTGGAAACATTTCAGCTTTCACAAAACATTGACGTCACATTTTAGTATGACCTGTTAGAGGAAGTTATCCACAACTCTGTTACACGGATAGGTGTTATTCAATAATTAGCAATAGTGATTCCAAATTCTACTCGGTTCACCTAGTTAAATTGAAATAATGAACTGTCACATTCAATTAACAACAATAATGCTAAATAAGATCAAAGAGTAACTCACCTCATATCAAATTGCCAAAAACGGATTcaattttatttatcattttgaTTAACATTATTAGGATACGACGAAATTGAATGGAACCTattaccgccaccaccactgtGCCACTCTCTTTGTTGCTCTCTATACATATGATTATGATACTGCTCCATTCCATGATAAGGCATAGCCATATGTCCATGATGACCACTCCAAACCGGCATTGACATCATCTGCCCTCCTCCTCCATACGGCGCTGGCATTGCATTCCTCTGAACATTCGGAACATTATGACCTTGTCCACCTGACTCATTTAAATTCTGCGGAACCGGCGTAGTCGCAAACAACGGATCCGAAGACGACGGCCCTTCATTCGACAACCCCTGCATTCTTTTCAAATACAATCTATACTTTTGCAAATGACTAGCAACATTCTCTCTTGTCAACCCCTCCACATTCATCAATTGCATAATAGTTTTCGGAACCGCATTCTTAATCCCTAAATgcccaacaacatcaacaaacctCTTATGCAGCTGTGGGGTCCATACTAACCTCACCCTCTTCGAATTCCGATCAGTATCATCCtcaccgccgccgccgccaccatcatcatcattagtAACGTTTGTAACCTCCACCACCGCCTCCGTTCGCCGTGATTTCCGCGACGGTTCCTCATCGTCATCTTCTTCAAGGATTTCAGTTTCTTGATCAAACGAAGGGAAATTCCTCGATTGATTCTGTATACGGAGATTCGACAAGGTGCTTTTAGATGCGCGATTGACATCGACCATCGTCCGGTACGGTTCTGGACTTATACTGAAAGCTGATGCGAGTTCTGGTGAAATCAATGGGTGAGATAATGGCGTTAGATCATCGGAATTCGGTAATCCGAATTCCCATTCTGATACTCGTTCTTGATCATCATCTCTACCTTGATCTTTCATCTGTACTTCTTCTCCCATCAGAAATCAAGGGTTTGTGAAATGAAAAATGTTCCCAAATTGAAACCAAGATCGACCAAATTGAGCTTGAAAATTTGGGGGAAATTGGATGAAATAATAGGGGTTTTGTTGATTTGATCAGAAGATGGGGAAATTTTGAAGGAATTTGGGGGATTTTGTGGTGGGAGTGAGTGAAGGAAAATGAAAGGATAGATATTTTTGGAGAGGAAGGGGGAGATTCGGAAATAATGCAAAAGCAAGTGGGTTGCTTTATTAATTGAGCTGCAAAAGTGGTGTTAAAAGTGTGAACTTTTTGCTGACGTGGACGTTTCTAGATAGATatttatgtcttttttttgttgggTTTGCTTTTAGGGGGGATTTTGTTCACTCACTTTTGTTGACGGTGCTATGAAGCCGGGGACTAAAGCTGCACATGGACGGGTATTGTTCGGGTTTCTTATTAACTCGGTATCTGTACTTGTAGTTTACCGGTACCTCATTCCGAGGACCTGTACATATACCTGTATTTCGAGTTGCACTTGTTATTGCAAGACTATCCGGTCGGTACCAAGCTTTTACCTATTATAATtatcaataacaaaaaaaaaatcatatatgaATTCATTCTAACTAAATCAGGCTagtttataaaattagggaaaaatatAGAGAGCTTGGTGTGAATGTGATCACTTCAATTATGTTCTTCACATCCCAAATTTACAACTACATTATGCATAAAATTCAATTACAAGTAGTCATATATGGAGTACTACTTTcgatatcttcatcatctttgaTAAATTCCAGTAACTccctaagaaccctaattttcttttcTTACTAAATTCCTAATTTACCTGCTACAACACCTCCAGATCaatctctttcttcttcaatcatgtCGGTCCTCAATTCCATACAGATTCAAAACCTGCTTTGGAATACCGCATATCTAAGCTTCACCAACAGAAGAAGAATCAAAACCTCTCTCAACTGATTCAAGAACAATCACCAGAATTTCTCATATCTTTAAAATCTCTCTTTATCATCAGGATCAATAATTTTAAGGAAACCATAAACAATCAAATCAACAGTTTATTTTTAGGGAGATTATCTATGTAAAGAGCAAAGAGATTGACGACTTTAGGAGTGATGAATGAAGTCTCTAATGACTAATGAGAATAAAGATGAGATATTAGGATTTTGGATAAATCGAGAGATTAGTGAGATTAACGAAGAGATGTATTTGGTTACCGATGATGAGGGagatgaagatttggaacgacagGTGAGATGATATTGGTGTTAGAGAGGATTGTGGATTCATGGGTGGTGGCCGTAGCAGCCATGGTTTCTatgtattgaagaagaaagaagaaaaaaagacgatTTTATGTCTCTGTAATGAAGAAAATAGAggtaagaaaaagagaagaagaatcgtCGAGTGATAATTTAGTTTTAGGCTTTTATTATTCTGAcctaaaatcaacaaccaagattAAAATATATGAATTCTTCAATGGCTTAAATTGATCGGTTCTTTGGTCCGGTTCTGGTACGGGAATCTACTAAAACCGGTCCCTCTACTCACTATACAGCCGGTTCTGAATCCTGTTCTTTTTCCCTGTACCGCTTCTCCGATTCAGGTACGAATCTGGGCCCGATTTAATATCAGTTCAGGTTCGGTTTTTCGGTTCTGGTCTGGTTCCTGTATAGCCTTGCTGGGGACTTTGAATGTTGGAGATCGATGCGACTACTAGATAGTCAGGCCACGTACTGGGCCCATCTTTATATAATGACACGTTTTATAaggttcaaatattttttccaCAGTTTTATCATGTAACTTTTTTTTATCTTAACCTCTTATTTTTTCTAAATGTAAAAcaattatgtttttttatttctaaATGTAAAATAATTACATGGATTTAGAGGAATGTGCAAGTGAGGATATATATAAAGTAATTGGCATATAATAATAGGATAAAATagggatttaaatagtaaatcagaGTCGCCCTGTATACATATATTTAAACTAATTTCTAATTTGCCCATCACTAACCATATTTAgtggttaattataattagttaatagattagtttgataatgatTAGTATAAATTGTAGTAATTTCACTTGGGTGGTAGAAGGAAACTTGTTAGGGTAACAGGAATTTGGTACTCCCAACCTAAAAAATGGCGACAAGTGTTACAAAATGTATAGAAAATGGGTCATTGCAAGTTATTTATCGAGCATGCCGACACCATTTttcggcatgatcttcatcacttccgacataGTCTTCATCGCTAATACAATGCCGGCAACGTAAAAAAAGAAATCATTTCAGACttgatcttcatcacttccggcatggtattcatcacttccggcatggtcttcatcactaataGTTTCGCCGatgtaagaaaaaaaatctttttcgaAGTGAAGAGAcggaagagaaggagaagaaaatttgaaagggagtggggaatatttagATCGCATTTAGATCTTATTTGTTTTAAAGAGTATTTAGTATTTTCGTCCCTAAAAAACACCCCTTAATAAAAACTATTGGATGAGGACATTAATTTATATCTCCACATTACTTTTAATATCCCCCAATTACACGTTCATTTAGAGGGGATGGATTTTAAGTTAAATACGTGTCAAAATATAATGATGGGCCacatacaaaatatatatatggcCCGACCAGATCTGAGGCGGAGGAGCAAGAAATGCAGAGCAACTAGTTAGCAAGTGGCTAGCTAGGCGCATGCGACTGTCTCTCTCGGAATGTCTTTATTAGAGCTGGCAAATGGGCGGGGTCCATACTTTGCTGGTCTGAACTCTTGAAAACATGTAGAACATGGTCATTCATGAAATTTTTGAAACATCTGTTGTGTATGTAGTATGTTGCAGACTGGTAATGGATAAAGCTTCCTTGGGTATtcaatttcttccatattttttcTCCTTCCCTGCAGACAATTCCCACATAAACACACCATTCAATCATTCATAAATCATAACCACTGTCATCTCTATATTAGATTTTCATTTTCTAGCTCAATTTACATCCAAAGCAAACAAAAGCATCAAATCTCCCTTAGAAACACAGCACAACAGAAATTATGACAAGCAAAACATATCAAATttcaatactagagaaaaagTAAAACAAACAAGAGCCCTACAATTTCATATTTCCGAcaacaaacaaataataaaaatccAAACACTAGTGAAACAAGCAAAAATTAAATTGGGGAAAGTGAAAATTACCAGTAACGATCTGAAGAGTCATGAGAACCAAGATCGAAACAGACATGTAAACATATAAAAATTCTTATAAGAGCTACATGTATATTAACCAATTGAGAAAAATTAAACAGATATTACAAAAACCCACTCCATTTCTACTATACACCCATCTCTTCCCTAGACTCAGTATCAACATCTTCTCTTGTTTCAGATTCACGGCAGCACCATCTCTTCCCTAAATCATAAAAAACTCATCTCAGATTCACCCACAACGTCTTCTTCGATAGACTAAAAAAATAAATCGATTtgggtaaaccctaaaaaaatcaaaaacacaaattgattTGAGTAAAccctaataaaaataagaagaaagaaaaagagaacagAAGAACAATTTAATGGTgcgatgaagaaaaaaaaggttgTTGTTGCTGCCGCAAACGAGAGGAGGAGAgagtgaagaaaaataaaaactaggGTTAAGAATTATAAATCTGTACATATATGATATTTAGACGGGTAACGGGTTGAACATGCGGGTTTTCCGACCGACCTGGGCTAACCCGTTTTCCCACAAGCCACCATTTTTCTaatcctaacccggcttgtttatacAACCAGCCAAATTGGGCgcgggttttcacgggacgggcCAATCAAACCTGCGCCTTTTTGGCTTGTTTAACAGCTCTAGTCTTTATTCATTGATCCACAaaattactaatattaaaaaaattacacCGCCGCGGGGATATGGATAGTAAAattacctggctaaattggggtatacctagatTAATTAGGGTATACCAATTTTAAGCCCATCCTAGGTggtgtgctaaggggtgtctaaaaatgTTAAAAGTCCAAATTACCCTTACTATTAATTCATGAATTCAACCTTAAAACTAAAACCTATCCAAACAATCTTCAAAATCTCTTTAAAACTCTAACCATACAAGATgaaatcaaaaaagaaagaaaaaagtagaatcaaaatgaaacaaaaaaaaacataagagttttgagatttggtatgattttgtacccaaacTCAAACTGAGTATGAACCCGTATGATTCTGCATTTTTATCAAAAGTCGACAGGGTATTTTTTTGTCCACCTTGCCTGCTAGTATTAGTTGTTATCTTTCTAGGTTGAATATTGTaacgacttttcatctctgaaattggcatttacagggtcgtcacggtattcatccttataccttgacGACTATAGTTTAATCGACATTGTAATGAACAAATACATTGCCGACTATATGCAACAAATAATGACCTTCTCATGTGTTTGAAAATattattagtcggcaaggtaagaAATTTACGaccttatagtcggcaaggtaagaACTTTACGAATTTGCCAACTGTATGCATCAGAATATGACATTTTTCCGTGTTTGAAAATTCTATTAGTCGGAAGGGTAAAAAATTTAAGACCTTGCCGACTGTATGTTAGTCGGCAGGGTAAGAAATTTACGAACTTGCCGACTATATGCAACAAAATATGACCTTCTCCTTTGTTTGAAAATTCTATTAATCGGCAAGGTAAGAAATttacgaccttgccgacttttcatactttcagaaccgaaagtgttgatttcttttataattttgagtatgatttcattgaacaactttgcaatccccttttcaGAAATGTTTGGGTTGTGTGCCTTAATTTCCGTtgtaaaaatattctcaaaacaaatttttttcatcaaaaatcttcccacataagttcaatcaaaaacaaaatttcataacttaaattcataagaagttttaatctactcatTAATTAATCTACACTCAATTAATTAAACTAATAAGATTTTTTTAGTATTAATTAAACAAGAATATACTaatcattttaaaaataaatgGTTAAGGGGTGTTGTATTTTAATTCTATGACTATGCCAAGACCATTTTGATAATTTGCAAACCTCTTGCTCTAAATATGTGATGACGAATCTTCTCCAGGaggaaaaaaatcaatttcatcaCATAATATGTCTACGTGAAACttattcttaacaattatttTTCAAGCACTTAAAAGATTTTGGCAAATTTTAAAATGTTGGACATAAATTACCCAAATGGAGCACATAGCTTTAGATTTGTAGCTCACACCTCAATTAGATCTTAGAATTGATTCAAATTTAGATCACCCTTTTTCCTAATTTCTTGAAATGTTATTCGAGGTAGAAAGATTCTAGGTTGATCAAGATTTTTGTCCTAAGAAAATAGACCGTATATGGATCCAACGGATGACAGGTTGTCAACCCACTTGTTAACTTTAACGTGGGTGATGTTAAGGGTCGGTGTGGACAGGAAAAAGAGGAAGATATTTGTGTGGTTCTGACACGTAGTAATCTTTAACATTGACTTTATTTGAAAAAATATTGCGAAGAAATCTCATCAAAATCTTTTATACAGTAGTTTATGTGTAGGTGGATAATATCAGTATCTTGATTCTCATTGAACGAATGGTTTCCAAACATTTGAGTCAAGTTGAAAGCACGCACTATCTGCAACCAAAGAAACTAAAGGACACCTACGGTCAATAAGCCAATTGCTAATTcttttaccaaaaataaaaacaaatcgtTCTCTACTGCCCCTGATAGGTGATACTTAAACGAATTGTTAATTAGaatgctcaaaataaaacaagcacTTAGTATACAAGAAACTTAGTTAAGCATATCTTCTTACGTCTGTAGAGCAACCACGGTCATCGACTATAACTAAAAGTTTGGTAGAAAAATCAGACGTCACAGAGCCGATTATCGATCAAATACCAGACTATAACCAAATCCTACACTATATTTAATCGACAGTTTGGTTTTGATCGGGCGTAATTTACGACTACGCCCGATAACATACGCAAATATTCTTGCTAGGCGCAAATAACAGTTTCGTCTGTTTCAAACGTAACTTTAATCTACGCCCGATGGGACATAAATATTAGCTACGCCTAAAGCCAAGCGCACATATTAGTTACGCCTGAAAATAGATGGGACGTAGATATTAGTTACGCCTGAAATTAGATGGGGCATAACTATTAGTTACGCCTGACACCATATAGGGGATCAATGTGTCAGAGGAGGTAAACTTGGGTGCCAACTGCCAAAAACATAAGGTGACCAACACCACACTGCTGGCCATTCGGTTTTGTGTCAGCCAACGTTAGTGGCATAGTGTTAAACACACTGACTAGCTATCCAAAGGGTACCCATACCCGTTTGATCCGTTTGGAAGATCAACTCTCTAGTAGGATGAGACTCACTCCAGTAGGATAATTTCCACTTATGGCGATCTTATACTAACAAAGATGATAGTGGGTGATCCTTCGTGATGGTTCAATAGCAATCAACATTTCTTTTGGATT
This window harbors:
- the LOC113344714 gene encoding transcription factor PCL1-like, which codes for MGEEVQMKDQGRDDDQERVSEWEFGLPNSDDLTPLSHPLISPELASAFSISPEPYRTMVDVNRASKSTLSNLRIQNQSRNFPSFDQETEILEEDDDEEPSRKSRRTEAVVEVTNVTNDDDGGGGGGEDDTDRNSKRVRLVWTPQLHKRFVDVVGHLGIKNAVPKTIMQLMNVEGLTRENVASHLQKYRLYLKRMQGLSNEGPSSSDPLFATTPVPQNLNESGGQGHNVPNVQRNAMPAPYGGGGQMMSMPVWSGHHGHMAMPYHGMEQYHNHMYREQQREWHSGGGGNRFHSISSYPNNVNQNDK